The Desulfofundulus salinus genome includes the window GTGATCCGGTTTGGAGCAAACGGGCCAGGGCGCTGGCGGAAAAAGTAACGGATTTTTCCTCTTTTGTTTTTGCTCACAGGGAAAAGCTGGTTACGTTCATGATACCCCTGAAGAAAAAGGTTACTTACCACGATTCCTGCCACTTGAAGCGCCGCCTGCGGGTAACCGGTGAACCGCGCCAGTTGCTGATTGACGCCGGGGCGGAACTGGTGGAAATGACTCCCGCTGATCTCTGTTGTGGTTTTGGGGGGTCCTATTCCATTAAGTTTCCGGAGCTTTCCAGATCTGTCCTGGACCGCAAGCTGCAGGCCGTACTGGGCAGTGGGGCAGAGGTAGTGGCACTGGACTGTCCGGGTTGCCAGATGCAGATTGGCGGCGGTATGGACCGCCAAAATCCGCGCGTACAGGTCATGCATACGGCGGAGATACTGGCCCGGTGCCTTGCCGGTACGGGCCGGGTGCAAAACGGGTAGAGTAAATGTTCAAGTCAACCTGCTTTAGGCACGGCGTTGTCCAGAGCGAACGATTTTGTGGAGCGCCGGTAACAGCACCCCTTGAGCTGAGGTTGCCGGCTCGGCTCTCGAGGACGCCAACTTAGGAAGCAAGGCAGTCCCCGGAAAAATCCGGGGGCTTTTTTATTTGTTGATTTACCCGGGAGATAACAAGCCCATGTTCTTTTTCGTGGTAAAATATAGATAAAATGCAGCACATTACCATTTAATGTGATATAATTAGGACGGAGGCTGGTTTGAGTGAAAGTAAGACCGGTAAAAGACCTGCAAAAGTACGAACTTGCCGGCATTGGTTTAATTTGTATGGCCCTTTTGGCCTTGATCAGCCTGGCAAACCCCGACGTAGGACTGGTCAGCTGGGGGGTAGAGCGGATGCTGCGGGGAATAGCCGGAGAGGGAAGATATCTTTTCCCCCTCCTGCTCGCTTTTTGGGGCTTTAGACTGATCCGGGGAAAGGCCTACGGGAGAGCCGCTGGCCGGCGATTTTACGGGGGTGTCCTGCTCTTTGTGGTGGCCCTCACTCTGTTACACATGCTGGTGCCACAGGATTACTCCCTTGAGGCCGGTCTGGCCGGGGAGGGGGGGGGCCTGGTGGGGGCGGTTTGCTTTTTCCTTCTGGAGCGTTCCTTCGGTTTTACGGGCACCTGCATTGTCCTGGCTACTTTGACTTTGATGGGAGTGCTTTTGAGCAGTAACGTTTCTTTAAGTACATTGTTAGCCAGGCTAATGGGGGTTCTTAAAAATCTCTACGAGCGCGTTGGGGGTTTGTTATTCACGGAAGCGGAAGAGATAGTGGAAGAGCCCGACCCCAGGCCGGTGATCATTGATCAAAGCGGGCCGGGGATATCAACCGGGGAAGCAGCCAGCCCGGAAGTGACCGGTGAAAAGCCCGGTAACAGTAATGCAAGCAATACGGGTATGACCCGGGCTTTGTGCATTGTTCCTTCTCCCGTTTCCCCATCCGGCGGAACCGCCGGGGAAAAGGAGGTTTCATCCGGCTCTTTCCCTTACCAGTTTCCTCCCTTGAGCCTGCTTTCCAAACCGGTACGGCCCAAAAGCATCAAGAATAGCAGGGATATTACCGAAAATATTCGTATACTGGAAGAAACTCTAAGCAGCTTTGGGGTAAAAGCCAGGGTGGTGCAGGTTTCCCGGGGACCGGCCATTACCCGATATGAGATTCAGCCTCCGGCGGGTATCAAAGTCAGCCGTATTGTCGGCCTGGCCGATGATATTGCCCTGTCCATGGCAGCGCCGGACGTGCGGATTGAGGCACCCATTCCGGGCAAAGCGGCCGTAGGTATTGAAGTGCCCAACCGGGAGGTTTCCATGGTCTATTTAAGGGAACTGCTGGAAACGCCCGATTTCCAGCAGGCGCCTTCCCGGCTCACCGTGGCCCTGGGCAAAGATATTGCTGGCAACCCGGTAGTGGCCGACCTGGCCCGCATGCCCCACCTGCTTATCGCCGGCGCAACAGGTTCCGGAAAAAGTGTCTGCCTGAATACCATCATTGCCAGCATTCTTTTTAAGGCCACGCCCGGCGAAGTAAAGTTTTTAATTATCGACCCCAAGATGGTGGAACTGGCCACCTACAACGGGATTCCCCACCTGGTATCGCCTGTGGTTACGGACCCCAAAAAGGCGGCCACCTCCCTGCGCTGGGCCGTTAAGGAAATGGAACACCGCTATGAACTCTTTGCCGCGGCCGGGGTAAGGGATATTACCCGTTACAATGATCTCTGCCGCAGCCAGGAGACGGGTACGGGGACACGGGGACCACTCCCGTTGATTATAATCATCATCGATGAACTGGCTGATTTAATGATGGTAGCGCCGGCCGATGTGGAGGACGCGGTTTGCCGCCTGGCCCAGATGGCCCGGGCCGCAGGCATCCACCTGGTAGTGGCCACCCAGCGCCCTTCAGTGGATGTCATAACCGGCCTGATCAAAGCCAATATTCCATCCCGGATTTCTTTTGCCGTGTCTTCCCAGATTGATTCCCGCACCATCCTGGACATGGCCGGGGCGGAAAAGCTTTTGGGAAAGGGGGACATGCTCTTTTTCCCGGTGGGGGCGCCGAAACCCATCCGGGTCCAGGGAGCCTATCTCTCCGATCAGGAAGTGGAAGCGCTTGTTTCTTTCCTGAAGAAACAGGCCGCCCCTCACTTTGAAGCACAGGTCGTTCATGAGGAAGGCCATGGAGAACAGGAAGAGGAACTGGAAGATGAGTTGTTGCCCCGGGCCGTAGAAATTTTTATTGAAACGGGCCACGCATCCATTTCCCTGTTGCAAAGACGCCTCCGGGTGGGGTACGCCCGGGCGGCCCGGTTAATGGACATTATGGAAAGGAAGGGTATCGTGGGAGGGTACGAGGGCAGTAAGCCCCGGTCCGTGCTCATTACCCTGGAGCAGTTCAAGCAGACTTTCAAAAAAAGGTAGGTTAAAAATTCGTGGTTCGAAAGGAAACCGGCGTTAAGTGTAGAAAAACACTTTGTGGATTACGCCAAAGACACGCCCGGAATAGCATAATGCGAAAGGAAAGTATACTAGGGAAAAGTAATAATTGTGGCCAGTACGACGTAAGGTGACATTATGGTTAAAGATATCAACGTTGCCGAAGCCCTGTCTTTGTCGGATGTTCTGGTAGTAGATGTGCGTTCGGAAGGTGAGTACAGCGAGGCAACCATCCCGGGGGCAGTAAATGTTCCTCTGCTGGATAATGTGGAGCGGGCGCTGGTCGGAACTGTCTATAAGGAAAAAGGGCCAGCAGAGGCCCGTAAATTGGGTTTGGAACTGGTTTCTCCCCGCCTTCCCCGTTGGGTCGAGACTGTAGAACGTCTGGCCCGCGGCAGACGGCTGGTCCTCTTTTGCTGGCGGGGAGGGTTGCGCAGTCAATTTGCCGCGGCCATCCTTGATGTCATGGGCTTTGCCGTCTACCGCATCCTGGGTGGTTATAAGGCCTACCGCCGCTTTGTCAACTCTTACCTGGGGGTAGAAGAACTGCCTGTAAAGGCAGTGGTAATCCACGGGTTGACGGGGGTGGGCAAAACCACTTTGCTTCGCCGCCTGGCGGAACAGGGTCTGCCCGTGTTAGACCTGGAGGGCCTGGCCCGGCACCGGGGTTCGGTTTACGGCAAGATCGGCTTGCCCCCTTCCCCCAGCCAGAAAATGTTCGAGGGTCTTATTGTCCGGGCCTTGATGGCGGCAGAGGAAAAAGGGGTATTCGTTGTCGAATGTGAAAGCCGCCGCCTGGGCAATCTGCTGGTCCCGGCGGTGGTGTTAAGGGCGATGGAAAAAGGGTACAGGGTACTGCTCTATGATTCCCTGGAAAACCGTGTAAGGCGTATCCGCCAGGAGTATACCAGTGGTCCCCAGCAAAACATTCCCGCTTTGCAGGAGGCCACCTCTGCCCTGGCAAAGTATCTGGGAGCACGTCGCGTGGCGGAGCTGAACCAGTTGCTGGCCGGGGGGGAATTTGACCAGGTTTTTTCCTATCTTTTGACCAAATATTATGATCCTCTCTACGGGTATCCAGGTGAGCCCAGCCCGGATTATGACCTTTGTGTGAACACGGCTGATATGGACGAGGCAGTTAACCGGGTGAGGGAGTGGATTACAGGCCTGCCCGAATATGGTCGGGTAGAGGGAGGTGAACCCGATGGATATAGGAAACATACTACGGGAAGCCCGCCAGGCCCGGGGGTTGTCCCTGGAGCAGGCTGAGGAACAAACGAAAATCCGCCGCAAATACCTGGAGGCGCTGGAGGAGGAAGCCTTTGATGTGCTGCCCGGACGGGTTTATGTACGGGGTTTTCTCCGGAATTACGCCAGGTTTTTGGGGCTGGATGCCGAGGCCCTGGTGGCCCGGTTTGAGGAAATGTTCCCTCTGGAGGAGACACAGCCTGTCACGCAGCCGCTTGCCGGAGTCGAGAAAAAACTGCGGCTGAGCTGGCCCTCTGGCCGCCTCGCTTACGTGGCAACGGGACTGCTCCTGGCCGTCCTGCTCTTATGGGGTGCCGGGTGGCTCGTTGGTCTCACCCGGGATACGGCTTATGATGTCGTGTCCCAGGATAAACCCGCCGGTACACCCGGTAGGTCGTCCCCAGGGAACACCGGTCATACGCAAAACCAGGACGCTCCTTTCCCCGCACCAACTTCAACCGGAACCGATAACCGCACGCCGGAAGGGGTTCACCTGGTGCTCAACGTTACCGACGAAACCTGCTGGATGCGGGTGGTGGTTGATGGTAAAACCATGTTTACCGGTGAGGTGGCGGCCAACCAATCCAAGTCCTTCCAGGCCAGGGAGCACATCTGGGTTAAGCTGGGCAATGCCGGTGTGGTAAATGTACAGGTAAATGGCCGGGATCTGGGTGTGCTGGGCGATCGGGGACAGGTGGTGAGCCGGGAGTTTTCTGCCTCTACCCAGGGATAGGAGGGCTTGTGATGGGTTCCTTTATCTGTGACTCCTGCGGTCAAGAGGTCGGCCTGTATGATGGCGTTCTTTCCTGGTACCGGGAAGGGCGGGAACTGGGCAACTTCGCCATTACCCACCGTCCCGGCCAGCACTGTTTGGGGCAGCTAAACAACAACGTGTACCGTGATCTTTTCCGGGTGGCTTCGGTGAAAGGCTATCTTGCCTTTGTACAGTACCTGATCACCCGGTGGAGTGAGGGTTACATTCTTAAGGATTTCCCTTCCTTACAAAAAACTATTGCTCAGATCAACTCCCATATCCATGAAGGAATGGCAAACTTGCTGGGCGAATAAACCCGGTTTTTGCCCGGGCGGCCCTCGCGGGCCGCGCCTTTTTTTGACAGGGCCGTTTTTTTTGAGTTATACTGAACCTGGGTTGGTGAGATAGAGAAAATGTCGTACCGCGTTGGTATGGTCAGTCTGGGTTGTGCGAAAAACCTGGTGGATACGGAACTAATGTTGGGGCAGCTGAATGCGGCCGGATTTATCATTACGCCCCGTCCCGAAGAGGCGGATGTCCTGATCGTAAATACCTGCGGGTTTATTACCCCCGCCAAGGAAGAATCCATCGACCAGATCCTGGACCTGGCGCAGTACAAAAAAAGCGGGCGCTGCCGGGTGCTCCTGGTGACCGGCTGCCTGGCCCAGCGTTACCCCGGGGAATTGCTGGATGAAATGCCCGAAATCGACGGTGTTTTAGGTACTGGAATGGTCAACCGGGTGGTGGACGTGGTCCGGCGGGCTCTGGCCGGCGAGCGGGTTTTAGCCGTAGGGGAGCCCGGTTTTGATTATAATGCCGACCTGCCCCGGATTAGAACCACGGGGGGGTATACGGCCTATGTAAAAATTGCCGAAGGCTGCAGCAACTGCTGTACTTACTGTGCCATTCCCTCCATCCGGGGTCCTTATCGCAGCCGCACCATGGAATCCATCCGGCAAGAGGTGGAAGCCCTGGCCGCTGGGGGGGGTAAAGAGGTTATCCTGGTAGCCCAGGATACTACCCGCTATGGTCTTGATCTTTACGGTGAGCGGAAGCTGGCCCCGCTGTTGCGTTCCCTGAACGGGATATCCGGCATACGCTGGATCCGCGTGCTTTACGGCCATCCCGACGGGATTACCGATGAGTTGATCGATGTTTTTTCATCTTGCGATAAAGTCTGCCGCTATATCGATTTGCCCCTGCAGCACGCCAGTCCGGCAGTGCTGGCCCGCATGGGGCGGGGCCGGAGTGCCTCCAGGTTACGAGAGCTTGTCTGTAAACTGCGCCGGGCTATTCCCGGATTAACCCTGCGCACTACTTTCTTGGTTGGTTTTCCCGGAGAAAGGGAAGAAGACTTTCAACAGTTGCTTGACTTTATGCGCGAGATGCATTTTGAAAGGGCGGGAGTATTTAAATTCTGTGCCGAGGAAGGTACACCGGCTGCTGCCATGACCGATCAAGTGCCGGAAGAGGTTAAAGAAGAGCGCTACCACAGGGCCATGGCTTTGCAACAGCAAATATCCCTGGAATATAACCGTTCTCTTGTGGGTAGCCTCGTGAGCGTTCTGGTGGAAGGGAAAAAGGGCAGCCGTTATTTTGGCCGTACCGAGGCCGATGCTCCCGAAATAGATGGTCGGGTGTACTTTACCGCCGGTCGTATGACTCTTAGCCCGGGTGATTTTGTGGTGGTAAAGATTACCCGGGCCAGTGAGTACGACTTGATGGGGGAGCTCGCATGAATTTGCCCAACCGTTTAACCCTGGCCAGGATATTTTTGGTTCCTATTTTTTTAACGGTGGTATCCCTTCAGGTGCCCTACGGGGATTACGTCGCTGCTGCCGTTTTTATTTTAGCCGCCAGCACCGATGGTTTGGACGGCTACCTTGCCAGAAAGCGCCAGCTGGTTACCCGGTTGGGCAAGCTAATGGATCCCCTGGCAGACAAGCTTTTAGTTTCCAGTGCCTTGATTTCCCTGGTTGAACTGCACCGTTTACCCGGTTGGGTGGCCATGATCATTATTGGGCGGGAATTTGCCGTTACAGGACTGCGCTCTTTAATTGCCGCTGAGGGTACCGTTTTGGGGGCCAGTATCCTGGGTAAGCTCAAAACCATCACCCAAATTGTAGCTATTGTAGCCCTCCTTTTACAGGACTCTCCCTTTAGCGTTGCCCGTTTAACCCCCGGGAATCTGGCCATGTGGATAGCCATTGCTTTTACCATCTGGTCGGGGCTGGACTACCTTAATCGGGGCTGGGCGGTACTGAAAAAGGGCGGTTTTTAGCCGGATTTTTCCTGACATACAGGCCTTCTTCTTCGTGTTATATTTAAACTGAAAATCATTGAAGGGATCAGGTATATGCAGTGGTACGGATGGCGTATTCCAGTTATATTGGCAGCACTGCTGGTTGGCCTTTCTTTTTTCTTTGCAGTTCAGTGGCTCTATAACCGTTATAACTATCAGGAACCCCTGATCCGGGTTTTGGAGGCTGATGGGGCGGTTCAAGCTTTTTCCATTGAAAAGCAGGATCGCGTTTTTAAAATTGCCGTGCAGTTAAAGGATACGGTTGATCTGGGGGAAACCTACCGGAGGTTGAAAAAATCAATTCAGGGGGTTCTTGGTCGCCAACCCTTTGCCCTGGAATTAGAGGATAACCGGGACCAGGAGCTAAAAAAAGCTTTTTATTACAGCCAGTTTGCCCTTTATGAGGCCCAGATACGGGGCAATTACCGGGAGATGGTGCGTTATATTGAAGACCGGGCAGCGTCAGTAGGGGTTGAAGCCATTATTTCCCTTGATGAAGAAAATATCTACGTGCACATGAAACACCGGGACCGCCACCTCTATGAAGTGATCCCCCGCAGGGCCGTTTTAAACCCCGAAACCGCTGGCGTACCCCGGTAGGCATGGCGTTATCACGCCCACTCCAATTGTGGCATAGATTACCTGGACCGGTCATCCCCTTTAGTATGATATAATGAAAATGCTCTGACCAAAAAACTTGCCGGTTAATCAGCTGATTGAAGGGAAGGTATTTCATGTTGAAGGAAATTGGCCTGGGTCTGGTTTTGGCCGGTATCCTTTTCCTGCTCATCAACGGCCATGATGTAACTCCCCTGATCTTTGTGGGCGCGGCCGGGGCGGGTTTATATTATGTGGCCCGGTCCCGCGGCCTGCTGGCCCGCAACTTTGCGGGTGAACAGGTGATTTCCCGGCAAGAGATTTCCTTTGCCGATATCGGCGGTCAGGCGGCAGCCATTCAGGAATTGCGCGAGGCCCTTGATTTTATTAAAAACTATCACCATATCCAAAAGCTGGGTATCAGGCCTTTAAAGGGCATTTTGTTGACGGGGCCGCCTGGCACAGGGAAAACCCTGCTGGCCCGGGCGGCGGCCAGTTATACCGATGCCGCCTTTGTGGCCTGCAGCGGTTCGGAATTTATCGAAATGTATGCCGGGGTAGGTGCCCAGCGGGTAAGGCGCCTCTTCCAGGCGGCCCGGGAAAGTGCGTTAAAGCAGGGCAAGAAGCATGCCCTGATCTTTATTGACGAGATCGATATTCTCGGTGCCAGGCGGGGACAAACCACCAGCCACCACGAATATGATCAGACCCTTAACCAGCTGCTGGTGGAGATGGACGGCCTGAAGGTGGATGACAAGGTGCAGGTACTGGTGGTGGCGGCCACCAACCGGGTGGATATGCTGGACCCTGCCCTGTTAAGGCCCGGTCGCTTTGACCGCCAGGTAAGGGTGGATTTGCCGGACAAGCAGGGAAGACTGGAAATTTTAAAGCTGCACACCAAAAATAAACCCCTGGCCGGTGATGTTTCCCTGGAGGCTCTGGCCAAGGAAACCTTTGGCTTCAGCGGTGCCCATTTGGAGAGCCTGGCCAATGAGGCAGCCATTCTGGCCATGCGCGAGGGTTGCGAAGTCATCCACCAGCGGCATTTCCACGAAGCAGTGGATAAGGTCATGATGGGCGACCGGCTGGATCGCCGGCCCGCCCCGGCCGAGTTGAGGCGGGTGGCCATCCACGAAACCGGCCATGCCCTCTTAAGTGAGCTGGTGAGAAGTGGTTCCGTATCCACCCTGACCATTACTCCCCGGGGGCAGGCCCTGGGTTACATGCGCCAGATCCCCGAAGACGACACCTATTTGTACACCAGGGACTACCTGGAGAATCAGATTGCCGTCATGCTGGCCGGAGCAGTGGCCGAGGAATTGATCCTGGGCAATCGTAGCACTGGCGCGGGCAACGATTTCCGGGAGGCCACCCGCGTGGCAGAGCAGATTATCAGAAACGGCATGTCCCGTCTGGGTGTGGTGGATGTGGAAAGTCTTCCCGGCGGTTTACGTTACCGGGTGCTTACGGAAATTCTGCGGGAACAGGAGGAACGGGTACGTTCCTACCTGAGTGAAAAGCGGAGTGTCCTGGAACGGGTGGCCCAGTTGCTTTTAGAGCAGGAAAAGGTTACCGGCGAGGAGTTCCGTAGATTGATCGACCCGCCGGCTGCATAACAGGGGAGACAAAGGGGTAAATTTGATGGAGGGGAGGTCGCCTTCTGACCTCCCCGTACTACATTTTTCCGGCGGCGGCAGGGTTTCGAGGGGGCCTGGCGAAAAGATAAATGAAGGAGAGGCAAGCAGGGATAGGAAAGGGCAGGGAAGTGAGCATATGCAGGCCGAGCTAATTTTCACCGGTACCGAACTGCTTTTAGGAGAGGTGCTGAATACCCATGCCCAGTATCTGGGCCGGCAAATGGCGGCCCATGGGATTGAGGTTATCCTGCACACCACTGTGGGCGATAACTGGGACCGTCTGGCCCAGGTTCTAAAGGCCGCCCTGGAAAGGGCGGATCTGATCATTGTTACCGGCGGTCTGGGTCCCACCACTGATGACCTGACCAAGGATACGGTAGCCCGGGTGCTGGGGTTACCCATGGTACTCGATGAGCCAACGATGCAGTGGCTCCGGGAGTTCATGGCCCGGCGGGGGACGCCCGTGTCCGAGAGTATGGCCAGGCAGGCCTACTTCCCCGCAGGGGCCAAAGTGTTACCCAATCCCGCAGGTACCGCCCCGGGGGCCATGCTGGAACACCAGGGCAAGGTGGTCATCCTCCTTCCCGGACCGCCGCGGGAACTAAAAGCCATGTTTGAGACCTCGGTGGTTCCCTACCTGGCCTCCCTGGGCAACCCGGGGATGGTTACCCGCACCAGATTGCTCAAGGTGACCGGTATCTCTGAATCGGAGGTCCAGGAGCTCATCGGCGACCTGGGGGGACAGGACAACCCCGGAATAGCCTACGTGGCCAAGCCCGGCGAAGTGCATGTGCGCATTAGTGCCCGGGCTGCCGACGGTGCTGTCGCCGAACAAATGATAACCGGGTTGCTGGAGAAGGTGCGGGAACGCCTGGCCGGTTACCTGTTTGGGATGGATGACGACGTCCTGGAGGAGGTGGTGGGACGGTTGCTGGCTCAAAATGGCTTGACCTGCGCCCTGGCGGAATCCTGTACCGGTGGATTGACCGCCGCCCGCTTAACCTCCGTACCCGGCAGTTCCGAGTATTTTTTGGGCAGTATCGTGGCTTACGATAACCGGGTTAAGGAAAAAGTCCTGGGTGTCCCGGCCGAGACTCTTCAAGCCCATGGTGCCGTAAGCCAGCAAACTGCCGTGGCCATGGCCGAAGGAGTGAGATCCCTTGCCGGAGCACATTTGGGGCTGTCCATTACGGGTATTGCCGGGCCGGGCGGGGGCACCCCGGCCAAACCGGTAGGGCTGACTTATATTGCCCTGGCTGCCCCCGATGGTACCAGGTGCCGGGAATTTCACTTTCCCGGCCACCGTCAGGCGGTGAGACAGGGGGCGGCCAACGCCGCCCTGAACATGATCCGCCTTTATTTACTCACCCGGTTCTAGTCCAGGGCATTTAAAAGGATCATGGAGGCTACGCCTACCAGCAGGGTGAAAAGTAAGCTCCTGGTTTTGACGGCCACCAGAAAGGTGGGAATGGCGGCCAGGAGGTTCTTGTTCTCGAGCGTTAGTGCCGGCTTCCCCCCGGCCAGAAAAATTTCCGGGGCAATCAGGGCCGCCAGTACGGCTGCCGGTACGTAACCCAGCCACCTGGCCCAGAGCGGAGGGATCTGGATCCGGCTTAAAAGTAAAAGCGGGGTCATCCGGAACAGGTAATTTAACGCGGCGATACCGAGGATGATCGTCCAGATGGTTTTTTCCATTTTTCCATCAACACTCCCACCGTAGCGGCCAGGATAGTGGCCACAATGATATTCCATCCGCCGCCGATCATGGAGGCCACCACGACCGAAACCAGCCCGGCCAGGCAGGCTACCATGATGGTGACGCTGTTTCTCAACTGCAGGATTAACAGGCTAATAAACATGGCCGTGAGGGCAAAATTAAGCCCCCAGCGGGCGGTATCCCCCAGCAGCCTGCCCAGTATTCCTCCCGCCGCACTGCCTCCTAACCAGGCCATGTGGGCAGTGACGAACAACCCGGTGAGGTACCACTGGTTAGCGGGCTTTTCGCCCATCCGGCCCATAGCCACGGCGTAGGTTTCATCGGTGATGCCGTGGGCCAGGAAAGAGAGTACGGGAGCGGTCATACGGGAAAGATGGGGTGCCAGGGAGGCACTTAAAAGTATTAAGCGGGAATTGACCAGCATAATGGCGGCAATAATGCTGGCCGGGGCCGCCCCGGCTCCCAGCATGCCCACGGCAATAAACTGGGCCGAGCCGGAATAGATCATGAAAGACATGGCCAGCACCTGGCCAATGGAAAGGTGGCTGGAGCGGGCCAGCACCCCGAAGGCCATGGCCAGGGGGAGGTAGCCCAGCACAACAGGCAGGGCGTCCTTGACCCCCAGCAGGAAATGTCTTTTGTTCATCTTTTACCTGTCCTCTCCTTTCCGTACGATTATAATCATAATCCATCGCGTTAGTTGTGGCCAGGCCTTTTTGGCCGAGTCCGGTGACTTCTTTTTTAAGGTGGTGTTGGGAATGTCCAATGAGAGATTAAAGGTTCTGGAAGCGACCCTGAGTAAAATTGAACAGAATTTCGGTAAAGGGGCCATCATGAGACTGGGCGAGACTGCCAGGCTCAACGTGGAGGTGATTCCCACCGGTGCCCTGTCCCTGGATATTGCCCTGGGGGTGGGCGGGGTGCCCCGGGGCCGGGTGGTGGAAATCTTCGGTCCGGAGTCTTCGGGCAAGACCACCGTGGCCCTGCATATTATCGCCGAAGCCCAAAAAGCCGGCGGCATTGCCGCTTTTATTGATGCGGAACATGCCCTGGATCCGGTTTACGCCAAAAACCTGGGGGTGGATATTGAAAATCTGCTGGTGTCCCAGCCCGACACCGGCGAGCAGGCCCTGGAGATCTGTGAAGCGCTGGTACGGAGCGGTGCTATAGACGTGGTGGTCATCGACTCGGTGGCGGCCCTGGTGCCAAAGGCGGAAATTGAAGGGGAAATGGGCGAGCTCCAGGTCGGCCTGCAGGCCCGCCTGATGTCCCAGGCCTTGCGCAAACTAACCGGTGCCATCAGTAAATCCCGCACTACGGCCATTTTTATTAACCAGTTGCGGGAAAAGGTGGGCATAATGTTTGGCA containing:
- a CDS encoding FtsK/SpoIIIE family DNA translocase, which produces MKVRPVKDLQKYELAGIGLICMALLALISLANPDVGLVSWGVERMLRGIAGEGRYLFPLLLAFWGFRLIRGKAYGRAAGRRFYGGVLLFVVALTLLHMLVPQDYSLEAGLAGEGGGLVGAVCFFLLERSFGFTGTCIVLATLTLMGVLLSSNVSLSTLLARLMGVLKNLYERVGGLLFTEAEEIVEEPDPRPVIIDQSGPGISTGEAASPEVTGEKPGNSNASNTGMTRALCIVPSPVSPSGGTAGEKEVSSGSFPYQFPPLSLLSKPVRPKSIKNSRDITENIRILEETLSSFGVKARVVQVSRGPAITRYEIQPPAGIKVSRIVGLADDIALSMAAPDVRIEAPIPGKAAVGIEVPNREVSMVYLRELLETPDFQQAPSRLTVALGKDIAGNPVVADLARMPHLLIAGATGSGKSVCLNTIIASILFKATPGEVKFLIIDPKMVELATYNGIPHLVSPVVTDPKKAATSLRWAVKEMEHRYELFAAAGVRDITRYNDLCRSQETGTGTRGPLPLIIIIIDELADLMMVAPADVEDAVCRLAQMARAAGIHLVVATQRPSVDVITGLIKANIPSRISFAVSSQIDSRTILDMAGAEKLLGKGDMLFFPVGAPKPIRVQGAYLSDQEVEALVSFLKKQAAPHFEAQVVHEEGHGEQEEELEDELLPRAVEIFIETGHASISLLQRRLRVGYARAARLMDIMERKGIVGGYEGSKPRSVLITLEQFKQTFKKR
- the mnmH gene encoding tRNA 2-selenouridine(34) synthase MnmH, which translates into the protein MVKDINVAEALSLSDVLVVDVRSEGEYSEATIPGAVNVPLLDNVERALVGTVYKEKGPAEARKLGLELVSPRLPRWVETVERLARGRRLVLFCWRGGLRSQFAAAILDVMGFAVYRILGGYKAYRRFVNSYLGVEELPVKAVVIHGLTGVGKTTLLRRLAEQGLPVLDLEGLARHRGSVYGKIGLPPSPSQKMFEGLIVRALMAAEEKGVFVVECESRRLGNLLVPAVVLRAMEKGYRVLLYDSLENRVRRIRQEYTSGPQQNIPALQEATSALAKYLGARRVAELNQLLAGGEFDQVFSYLLTKYYDPLYGYPGEPSPDYDLCVNTADMDEAVNRVREWITGLPEYGRVEGGEPDGYRKHTTGSPPGPGVVPGAG
- a CDS encoding helix-turn-helix domain-containing protein, with the translated sequence MDIGNILREARQARGLSLEQAEEQTKIRRKYLEALEEEAFDVLPGRVYVRGFLRNYARFLGLDAEALVARFEEMFPLEETQPVTQPLAGVEKKLRLSWPSGRLAYVATGLLLAVLLLWGAGWLVGLTRDTAYDVVSQDKPAGTPGRSSPGNTGHTQNQDAPFPAPTSTGTDNRTPEGVHLVLNVTDETCWMRVVVDGKTMFTGEVAANQSKSFQAREHIWVKLGNAGVVNVQVNGRDLGVLGDRGQVVSREFSASTQG
- the rimO gene encoding 30S ribosomal protein S12 methylthiotransferase RimO; the protein is MSYRVGMVSLGCAKNLVDTELMLGQLNAAGFIITPRPEEADVLIVNTCGFITPAKEESIDQILDLAQYKKSGRCRVLLVTGCLAQRYPGELLDEMPEIDGVLGTGMVNRVVDVVRRALAGERVLAVGEPGFDYNADLPRIRTTGGYTAYVKIAEGCSNCCTYCAIPSIRGPYRSRTMESIRQEVEALAAGGGKEVILVAQDTTRYGLDLYGERKLAPLLRSLNGISGIRWIRVLYGHPDGITDELIDVFSSCDKVCRYIDLPLQHASPAVLARMGRGRSASRLRELVCKLRRAIPGLTLRTTFLVGFPGEREEDFQQLLDFMREMHFERAGVFKFCAEEGTPAAAMTDQVPEEVKEERYHRAMALQQQISLEYNRSLVGSLVSVLVEGKKGSRYFGRTEADAPEIDGRVYFTAGRMTLSPGDFVVVKITRASEYDLMGELA
- the pgsA gene encoding CDP-diacylglycerol--glycerol-3-phosphate 3-phosphatidyltransferase, giving the protein MNLPNRLTLARIFLVPIFLTVVSLQVPYGDYVAAAVFILAASTDGLDGYLARKRQLVTRLGKLMDPLADKLLVSSALISLVELHRLPGWVAMIIIGREFAVTGLRSLIAAEGTVLGASILGKLKTITQIVAIVALLLQDSPFSVARLTPGNLAMWIAIAFTIWSGLDYLNRGWAVLKKGGF
- a CDS encoding AAA family ATPase → MLKEIGLGLVLAGILFLLINGHDVTPLIFVGAAGAGLYYVARSRGLLARNFAGEQVISRQEISFADIGGQAAAIQELREALDFIKNYHHIQKLGIRPLKGILLTGPPGTGKTLLARAAASYTDAAFVACSGSEFIEMYAGVGAQRVRRLFQAARESALKQGKKHALIFIDEIDILGARRGQTTSHHEYDQTLNQLLVEMDGLKVDDKVQVLVVAATNRVDMLDPALLRPGRFDRQVRVDLPDKQGRLEILKLHTKNKPLAGDVSLEALAKETFGFSGAHLESLANEAAILAMREGCEVIHQRHFHEAVDKVMMGDRLDRRPAPAELRRVAIHETGHALLSELVRSGSVSTLTITPRGQALGYMRQIPEDDTYLYTRDYLENQIAVMLAGAVAEELILGNRSTGAGNDFREATRVAEQIIRNGMSRLGVVDVESLPGGLRYRVLTEILREQEERVRSYLSEKRSVLERVAQLLLEQEKVTGEEFRRLIDPPAA
- a CDS encoding competence/damage-inducible protein A yields the protein MQAELIFTGTELLLGEVLNTHAQYLGRQMAAHGIEVILHTTVGDNWDRLAQVLKAALERADLIIVTGGLGPTTDDLTKDTVARVLGLPMVLDEPTMQWLREFMARRGTPVSESMARQAYFPAGAKVLPNPAGTAPGAMLEHQGKVVILLPGPPRELKAMFETSVVPYLASLGNPGMVTRTRLLKVTGISESEVQELIGDLGGQDNPGIAYVAKPGEVHVRISARAADGAVAEQMITGLLEKVRERLAGYLFGMDDDVLEEVVGRLLAQNGLTCALAESCTGGLTAARLTSVPGSSEYFLGSIVAYDNRVKEKVLGVPAETLQAHGAVSQQTAVAMAEGVRSLAGAHLGLSITGIAGPGGGTPAKPVGLTYIALAAPDGTRCREFHFPGHRQAVRQGAANAALNMIRLYLLTRF